A single Triticum dicoccoides isolate Atlit2015 ecotype Zavitan chromosome 2A, WEW_v2.0, whole genome shotgun sequence DNA region contains:
- the LOC119356571 gene encoding uncharacterized protein LOC119356571, with protein sequence MASHHPPPPPPPEYRRPPARTTISSLGDDQLREIFLRLPDLRSLGYAAFTCRAFLGAVRSSRAFRRRFRELHAPPLLALFLTPCMHTVPAFPSSRRPSAGFSPLRDHVAASDSEWGLDFRDIAYDDGFICIENRSTKQQALYNPQTAALILRPKEDHDMPYGSSLEFHTLSPGEDQRPSRVVCVRHDYSWAWVRVAVLSSDTMEWQILPDTATPLPEGSRHADSTVVDGFICWEFVSLNEVSLSEYILVLNTDTFQFSRIDLPPPLRVVYPKFKIGQTKDRNLCIVIEKDCTLFLWICTAGDDGVQRFALHSTFPLHARFMEVTSCSVEDKFSVQLMTVFNGFVYLSICPWKNFRDKYRSPEWFMSFSLETGELNQHFKNRKRIGCPVHPYLAWPPLVDNTEDSEYEVIGNSVGSVGPESTEKDSSFLIKTLRSFKEALIKDDDANVAEIEAFLLCIDVDDEKNSLVRKIIALDELLITVRDRILRAGADSEFYRLRAGADSEFCRQKTETESWWQMCKGKLWRAFFGS encoded by the exons ATGGCTTcccaccacccgccgccgccgccgccgccggaataCCGTAGACCACCCGCTCGAACCACCATAAGCTCCCTCGGCGACGACCAGCTCCGAGAGATCTTCCTCCGCCTCCCGGACCTCCGCAGCCTCGGCTATGCCGCCTTCACCTGCCGCGCCTTTCTCGGCGCCGTCCGCTCGTCGCGCGCCTTCCGCCGCCGCTTCCGCGAGCTCCACGCACCCCCGCTCCTCGCTCTCTTCCTCACACCCTGCATGCACACCGTACCAGCCTTCCCCTCCTCACGGCGCCCCTCCGCCGGATTCAGTCCCCTCAGAGACCACGTCGCCGCTTCCGATTCCGAGTGGGGACTCGATTTCCGCGACATTGCCTATGACGACGGCTTCATTTGCATCGAAAACCGGAGCACAAAGCAGCAAGCTTTGTACAATCCCCAAACAGCTGCCCTGATTCTCCGCCCCAAGGAGGACCACGACATGCCCTACGGCAGCTCCCTTGAGTTCCACACACTCTCCCCcggagaggatcagaggccgtcccgTGTGGTCTGTGTCCGCCACGACTACTCATGGGCTTGGGTACGCGTCGCCGTCCTCTCATCCGACACCATGGAGTGGCAGATCTTACCGGATACTGCGACGCCGCTGCCCGAGGGCTCCAGGCACGCAGACAGCACGGTGGTGGATGGGTTTATCTGTTGGGAATTCGTGTCCCTGAACGAGGTATCTCTCAGCGAGTACATTTTGGTGCTCAACACGGATACCTTTCAGTTCTCTCGAATTGATCTGCCTCCGCCCTTGAGAGTGGTATACCCAAAATTTAAGATTGGTCAGACCAAGGATCGGAACCTCTGTATCGTCATTGAGAAGGATTGCACGCTTTTTCTTTGGATCTGCACAGCCGGTGATGACGGCGTCCAGAGATTTGCGCTGCACAGTACGTTCCCGCTGCACGCTAGATTTATGGAGGTCACCAGCTGTTCAGTGGAAGATAAATTCTCAGTGCAGCTTATGACGGTGTTCAATGGCTTTGTGTACCTTTCTATTTGCCCCTGGAAGAATTTCAGGGATAAGTACAGATCCCCTGAGTGGTTCATGTCCTTCTCTCTGGAAACAGGGGAGCTGAACCAGCATTTTAAGAACAGAAAGCGAATTGGCTGCCCTGTCCATCCCTATTTGGCCTGGCCTCCTTTGGTAGACAACACG GAGGATTCAGAATATGAAGTTATTGGAAACAGTGTTGGAAGTGTTGGTCCTGAGAGCACAGAAAAGGATTCATCGTTTCTTATAAAAACATTACGATCATTCAAAGAAGCTTTGATTAAGGATGATGACGCAAATGTTGCTGAGATTGAGGCCTTCTTACTTTGCATTGATGTCGATGATGAGAAGAACTCTCTTGTGAGGAAAATCATTGCTTTAGATGAATTATTGATAACCGTGAGAGATCGTATCTTGAGAGCAGGTGCAGACTCTGAATTCTACAGACTGAGAGCAGGTGCAGATTCTGAATTCTGCAGACAGAAGACAGAAACAGAGAGCTGGTGGCAAATGTGCAAGGGGAAGTTATGGAGAGCTTTCTTCGGTAGCTGA